From Vreelandella neptunia, the proteins below share one genomic window:
- a CDS encoding M20 aminoacylase family protein, whose protein sequence is MTASVDLPDNAELQAWRHDFHQHPETAFEEHRTSARIAELLTEWGFEVTTGIAGTGVVAALDGQQGEGKTIGLRADIDALDIREETALTYASQTPGKMHACGHDGHTTMLLGAAWALKQQPDFKGRVVFIFQPAEENAGGGRVMVEEGLFERFPMDAVYGLHNWPGLPVGVAAVHDTDVMAAFDIFSLTLTGKGCHAAMPHLGTDTVLASCQLISQLQGLVSRETPPDKSAVLSITSINAGDTFNVIPEQVALRGTLRCFDMAHKEHLEERFKQAIASLAEFHGLTVELDYQRCYPATINTPEHAQHCASVLESLLGSDNVVRNPPPSMASEDFSFLLAERPGAYIWMGNGEESASLHNPRYDFNDALLPLGTRYWVELVRALLV, encoded by the coding sequence ATGACTGCTTCAGTAGACTTACCGGATAACGCAGAACTACAAGCGTGGCGCCATGATTTTCACCAGCACCCGGAAACGGCGTTTGAAGAGCACCGTACCAGCGCACGCATTGCTGAGCTGCTGACTGAGTGGGGCTTTGAGGTAACCACCGGGATTGCCGGAACGGGTGTGGTAGCCGCTCTGGATGGTCAACAGGGTGAAGGTAAAACCATCGGCCTGCGGGCCGATATCGACGCTCTGGATATTCGTGAAGAGACGGCGCTTACCTACGCGTCGCAAACGCCGGGCAAGATGCACGCCTGCGGCCACGATGGCCACACGACCATGCTATTGGGCGCCGCCTGGGCGTTAAAGCAGCAGCCTGATTTCAAAGGCCGAGTGGTGTTCATCTTTCAACCCGCTGAAGAGAACGCAGGCGGCGGGCGGGTGATGGTTGAAGAGGGTCTGTTTGAGCGCTTTCCCATGGATGCCGTGTACGGCCTGCATAACTGGCCGGGACTGCCTGTGGGCGTTGCCGCGGTGCACGATACCGACGTCATGGCCGCTTTCGACATCTTTAGCCTGACGCTGACTGGCAAGGGCTGCCATGCGGCGATGCCCCATTTAGGCACTGATACGGTATTGGCTAGCTGCCAACTGATCAGCCAACTGCAAGGGCTGGTGAGCCGCGAAACGCCGCCGGACAAATCTGCCGTGCTGAGTATTACCAGCATTAATGCGGGGGATACCTTCAATGTGATTCCCGAGCAGGTCGCGCTGCGTGGCACGCTGCGCTGTTTTGATATGGCGCATAAAGAGCACCTGGAGGAACGCTTTAAGCAGGCGATTGCCAGCTTGGCGGAGTTTCACGGCTTAACCGTTGAGCTGGATTACCAGCGCTGCTATCCCGCTACTATCAATACCCCTGAACATGCCCAGCACTGCGCCTCGGTGCTGGAAAGCTTACTCGGCAGCGACAATGTGGTGCGCAACCCGCCGCCCAGTATGGCCTCCGAGGATTTCTCGTTCCTGCTGGCCGAGCGCCCCGGCGCCTATATATGGATGGGCAATGGCGAGGAGTCCGCTTCGCTGCATAACCCCCGCTATGACTTTAACGACGCGCTGTTGCCGTTAGGAACGCGCTATTGGGTGGAGCTAGTCAGGGCGCTGCTCGTCTAA
- a CDS encoding DUF3100 domain-containing protein: MDLKLLLDWRLHLTVIVTSMFAEWVGIVRIPLGPGTLLLLPLLYAFIIGVLFNPHLFSAMGKVIPKPVSNAAGPIILIAILPFIAKFGSTIGPAIEQIIAAGPALILQELGNLGTMLIALPFAVLVLKMGREAIGATYSIAREPNIAIISDRYGLRSPEGIGIMGVYVVGTMFGTLYFALMAGYIASLDILDIRALAMACGVGSGSMVAACSAALAEAVPASKDELLAFAGASNLLTYATGLYISLFIALPVTEWMYKRLNGSRQEISHENS; the protein is encoded by the coding sequence ATGGATCTCAAGCTACTGCTGGACTGGCGTCTTCACCTAACGGTGATCGTGACGTCAATGTTTGCCGAGTGGGTCGGCATCGTACGTATCCCCCTCGGGCCTGGAACGCTGCTGTTATTACCGCTGCTCTATGCTTTTATCATTGGCGTACTGTTCAATCCTCATCTTTTCTCGGCAATGGGCAAGGTCATCCCCAAGCCGGTCAGCAATGCGGCTGGCCCGATCATCCTGATCGCTATTTTGCCGTTTATTGCCAAGTTTGGCTCCACCATTGGCCCCGCCATTGAGCAAATTATCGCCGCCGGCCCTGCGCTGATTCTCCAGGAATTGGGCAATCTGGGCACCATGCTGATCGCGCTGCCCTTTGCGGTATTAGTGCTCAAGATGGGCCGTGAAGCGATTGGTGCTACCTACTCTATCGCCCGTGAACCCAATATTGCCATCATTTCAGACCGTTACGGGCTAAGAAGCCCTGAAGGTATCGGTATTATGGGCGTTTACGTAGTGGGCACCATGTTCGGCACGCTCTACTTCGCCTTAATGGCGGGCTATATCGCCTCGTTGGATATTCTCGATATTCGTGCTCTGGCCATGGCCTGTGGGGTGGGCAGTGGCAGTATGGTGGCGGCGTGTTCGGCTGCGTTGGCCGAAGCGGTTCCGGCGTCTAAAGATGAGCTACTCGCCTTTGCCGGGGCCAGCAACCTGCTTACCTACGCCACCGGTTTGTATATCTCGCTATTTATCGCGCTACCGGTCACCGAGTGGATGTACAAGCGCTTAAACGGCTCGCGCCAGGAGATTAGCCATGAAAACTCATGA
- the yccS gene encoding YccS family putative transporter yields MPISLPLRRLWTLDKFAYSLRVFIAFSGALLFSGLMGDVALVIPLFLGIIACALSETDDSWQGRFQALLVTLVCFTSASFIVQWLFPWPWLFVVGLGLSTFTLIMLGAIGQRYATIASGTLILSIYSMINIEQHGGVDEDVAARQLLLLAGAVWYGLISVVWCALFSRQPVKQSMARVYKALGEFLILKSALFEPVRGVDVEARRVALARQNGKVVAALNQAKEMIFRRLEGQRGDQKLNRYLRIYFIAQDIHERASSTHYPYSALSKAFFHHDVLFRCQRLLDQQGRACRQLAKSLLLNRPFDHQQSEEALADLHASIENLRGRGKPEWRPLLYPLSALADNLATLENQLASAHNPGVSDERRDSSLYDRSPSSLLEAWKRVRLNFTLGSPTFRHAVRLSIALMTGYGLMQWIDPEQGFWILLTTLFVCRPNFATTRRFLSQRIMGTVLGLTVGWASISLFPHPLVQSMIAVAAGVSFFANREKHYVIATASITLLVLCSFNQVGDGFNLILPRLFDTLIGSLIAGLAVFFILPDWQGRRLYREAANALNNHRHYLEEIIHQYEEGKQDDLAYRLARRNAHNADAALSTLLTNMLHEPGHYRKQDADNGLRFLVLSNTLLSHLSALGAHRHQLADDEDDATLVPVAKRIGELLGQIAERLNQRQPVEPLADQAAELLAQLEEKSALSADEKGVTLYRPIQSQLRLITEQLAPLGEAANRLVGSEEHAPTTATARV; encoded by the coding sequence ATGCCCATATCTTTGCCGCTACGGCGCCTTTGGACTCTCGATAAATTCGCCTACAGCCTGCGCGTTTTTATAGCGTTCAGCGGTGCGCTGCTGTTCAGCGGCTTAATGGGCGATGTGGCGCTGGTCATTCCGCTGTTTCTGGGCATTATCGCCTGTGCGCTGTCTGAAACCGATGACAGTTGGCAAGGCCGTTTCCAAGCACTGCTGGTAACGCTGGTGTGTTTTACCTCGGCGTCATTTATTGTGCAGTGGCTGTTTCCCTGGCCGTGGCTGTTTGTTGTGGGGCTAGGGCTTTCGACCTTTACCCTGATAATGCTCGGCGCTATCGGTCAGCGTTACGCCACCATCGCTTCAGGCACGCTAATACTCTCGATCTACTCGATGATCAACATCGAGCAGCACGGCGGGGTGGATGAAGACGTGGCGGCGCGCCAGCTGCTGCTATTGGCTGGAGCGGTGTGGTACGGGCTAATTTCGGTGGTGTGGTGCGCCCTTTTTTCACGCCAGCCGGTCAAGCAGAGCATGGCGCGGGTGTACAAGGCACTAGGCGAGTTTCTGATATTGAAATCGGCGCTGTTTGAACCGGTGCGCGGTGTAGACGTGGAAGCGCGTCGTGTGGCTTTAGCGCGCCAGAACGGCAAAGTTGTCGCTGCGCTCAATCAAGCCAAAGAGATGATTTTCCGGCGCTTAGAGGGCCAGCGCGGCGACCAAAAGCTCAACCGCTACCTACGCATCTACTTTATCGCCCAGGATATTCATGAACGCGCCAGCTCCACTCACTACCCCTATAGCGCGCTCAGCAAAGCCTTTTTCCACCATGATGTGCTGTTTCGCTGTCAGCGGCTGCTGGATCAACAGGGGCGCGCCTGCCGTCAGCTAGCCAAATCGCTGCTGCTCAATCGCCCATTTGACCACCAGCAGAGCGAAGAAGCCCTAGCCGACTTACATGCCTCGATTGAGAACCTGCGCGGCCGAGGTAAGCCCGAGTGGCGCCCGCTGCTGTATCCCCTAAGCGCATTAGCCGACAACCTGGCTACCCTGGAAAACCAGCTCGCCAGCGCCCACAACCCCGGCGTCAGCGATGAGCGACGCGACAGTTCGCTATATGACCGCTCGCCGTCAAGTTTACTGGAAGCATGGAAGCGGGTGCGCCTGAATTTCACCCTTGGCTCTCCCACTTTTCGCCATGCGGTGCGGCTCTCCATTGCCCTAATGACCGGTTACGGGCTAATGCAGTGGATCGACCCCGAGCAGGGCTTTTGGATTCTGCTGACCACGCTGTTTGTCTGCCGTCCCAACTTTGCGACGACGCGACGATTTTTGTCCCAACGGATTATGGGCACGGTATTGGGCCTAACCGTGGGCTGGGCATCGATCAGTCTCTTTCCGCACCCGCTGGTGCAGAGCATGATCGCCGTGGCCGCAGGGGTGTCGTTCTTCGCCAACCGCGAAAAGCACTATGTGATCGCCACCGCCTCCATCACGCTGCTGGTGCTCTGCAGTTTCAACCAGGTAGGCGATGGCTTTAACCTAATATTACCGCGCCTGTTCGATACCTTGATCGGCTCGCTGATCGCAGGCTTAGCGGTATTTTTCATTCTGCCCGACTGGCAGGGGCGCAGGCTTTATCGCGAAGCTGCCAACGCGCTCAATAACCACCGCCACTACCTGGAGGAGATTATCCACCAGTACGAGGAGGGCAAACAGGATGATTTGGCCTATCGCCTAGCGCGCCGCAATGCCCATAACGCCGATGCAGCGCTCTCCACCCTGCTCACCAATATGCTCCATGAACCGGGACACTACCGAAAACAGGACGCGGACAACGGGCTGCGCTTTTTAGTGCTCTCCAATACGCTACTCAGTCATCTCTCTGCACTGGGCGCCCATCGCCACCAGTTGGCAGACGATGAAGATGACGCCACGCTAGTGCCGGTAGCAAAGCGTATTGGTGAGCTGCTGGGACAGATTGCCGAGCGATTAAACCAGCGCCAGCCGGTTGAACCACTCGCTGATCAAGCTGCCGAGCTATTAGCCCAGCTAGAAGAGAAAAGTGCGCTATCAGCAGATGAAAAAGGGGTCACGCTCTACCGTCCTATCCAAAGCCAGCTGCGCCTTATTACCGAGCAGCTCGCCCCGCTGGGTGAGGCGGCTAATAGGTTGGTGGGAAGTGAAGAACACGCGCCAACCACCGCCACCGCTAGGGTCTAA